In Pseudomonadota bacterium, the following are encoded in one genomic region:
- the rpoE gene encoding RNA polymerase sigma factor RpoE, which translates to MGDTGADSQLVERVQRGDKKAFDLLVLKYQHRILKLISRYVRDPSDAMDVAQDAFLKAYRSLPNFRGDSAFYTWIYRIAVNTAKNHLVAQSRRPLETDATGMDGEAIEPAALLKDYATPENYLITEEIQEAIATAIEQLPEDLRTAITLREIEGLSYEEIALVMTCPIGTVRSRIFRAREAIDHRLKPYLE; encoded by the coding sequence ATGGGCGACACCGGCGCAGATTCGCAGCTCGTCGAACGGGTGCAGCGCGGCGACAAGAAGGCTTTCGATCTGCTGGTCCTGAAGTACCAGCACAGGATTTTGAAGTTGATTTCACGCTATGTGCGAGACCCCAGTGACGCCATGGACGTGGCCCAAGACGCGTTCCTGAAGGCCTATCGGTCTCTGCCGAACTTCCGCGGCGACAGCGCGTTTTACACCTGGATCTACCGGATCGCCGTCAACACCGCCAAGAATCATCTGGTGGCACAATCACGACGCCCGCTCGAGACCGACGCCACCGGGATGGACGGTGAAGCGATCGAACCCGCGGCGCTCCTCAAGGATTACGCGACGCCGGAGAACTATTTGATCACGGAGGAGATCCAGGAGGCTATCGCAACGGCCATCGAGCAGCTTCCGGAGGACCTCCGGACCGCGATCACCCTGCGCGAGATCGAAGGACTCAGCTACGAGGAGATCGCCCTGGTCATGACTTGCCCGATCGGTACCGTCCGATCGCGGATCTTCCGGGCCCGCGAGGCCATCGATCATCGCTTGAAACCCTATTTGGAGTAA
- a CDS encoding sigma-E factor negative regulatory protein — MRQDNTLEQLSSFMDGELPDRDHRTLVEACVNDDGLREKWARYHLIGTTLRNGLPEPLPRRLPDRIALALDDEPAILVGRRPRVRIGPALGLAMAASVAGFSFYKLGDWSPKAREPRLASQRASPTADPGRHQPTESFPHAAVLWGGERHDTPERLTTYLLMHNQYDGSLSGPEVSPSEASPYFTTVVHDSNP; from the coding sequence ATGCGCCAGGACAACACCCTCGAACAGTTGTCGTCCTTCATGGACGGAGAGCTTCCCGATCGAGATCACAGGACGCTCGTGGAGGCGTGTGTGAACGACGATGGCCTGCGGGAAAAATGGGCCCGCTATCACTTGATTGGGACCACGTTGCGCAACGGGCTGCCCGAGCCCCTGCCGCGGCGTCTCCCCGACCGGATCGCCCTCGCGCTGGACGACGAGCCGGCGATCCTGGTCGGGCGGCGGCCGCGGGTGCGGATCGGGCCGGCGTTGGGGTTGGCCATGGCGGCCTCCGTCGCCGGGTTCAGTTTTTACAAGCTGGGTGACTGGTCCCCGAAAGCTCGCGAGCCCCGCTTAGCATCGCAGCGCGCATCGCCAACCGCCGACCCGGGACGGCACCAGCCGACGGAGAGCTTCCCCCATGCAGCGGTCCTTTGGGGTGGCGAGCGCCACGATACCCCCGAGCGCCTGACCACCTATCTCTTGATGCATAACCAGTATGACGGGAGCCTGAGCGGCCCCGAGGTGTCACCGTCCGAGGCATCGCCGTACTTCACGACGGTCGTTCATGACTCGAATCCCTAG
- the nadB gene encoding L-aspartate oxidase has product MVRQYRYDVLVIGSGASGLGVALQLAEHAEVAVLSKGPLQEGATLYAQGGVSAVLDRRDSVASHVADTLAAGAGLCDAEIVQFVVEHGPESIEWLIALGVAFTRSPDADGRPPEYHLTREGGHSHRRVIHAADATGRAIETTLEGLARSHPRMRVLEHHVAIDLISASKLGLAAERCLGAYALDRRSGAVVAFTARYVVLASGGAGKVYLYTSNPDVATGDGIAMAWRIGCPIANMEFFQFHPTCLYHPKAKSFLITEAIRGEGGRLLLPDGGRFMERFDARAELAPRDIVARAIDHEMKRLGLECVYLDISHRPSGFILGHFPTVATKCGQLGIDITREPIPVVPAAHYMCGGVVTDRHGRTAVPGLYAVGEVACTGLHGANRMASNSLLECLVMARSAYRDIAEGLPEAPPAPCVPDWDESQVTDSDEEVIVAHNWDELRRFMWDYVGIVRSTKRLERASRRIQLLSEEIREYYGNFRVTNDLIELRNLVQVAELIVASALCRKESRGLHYTLDHPHLDRTRPPEATVLRRALR; this is encoded by the coding sequence ATGGTCAGACAGTACCGGTACGATGTCCTGGTGATCGGCAGCGGTGCATCGGGGCTCGGCGTCGCGCTCCAGCTGGCGGAGCACGCCGAGGTCGCGGTGCTCTCGAAGGGACCCTTGCAGGAGGGCGCGACCCTGTATGCCCAGGGCGGGGTCTCGGCCGTGCTCGACCGCCGCGACTCGGTGGCCTCCCACGTGGCCGACACGCTGGCGGCCGGGGCCGGGCTGTGCGACGCCGAGATCGTGCAGTTCGTGGTCGAGCATGGACCCGAGAGCATCGAATGGCTGATCGCTCTCGGCGTGGCCTTTACCCGCAGCCCGGACGCCGATGGCCGGCCACCCGAATACCACCTGACCCGCGAGGGCGGCCACAGCCACCGGCGCGTGATCCACGCCGCCGATGCCACCGGCCGCGCCATTGAGACCACGCTGGAAGGACTGGCCCGAAGCCACCCGCGCATGCGGGTGTTGGAGCACCATGTGGCCATCGACCTCATCTCCGCCAGCAAGCTCGGCTTGGCCGCGGAGCGTTGCCTGGGCGCCTATGCCCTGGATCGCCGGTCTGGCGCGGTGGTCGCCTTTACCGCGCGCTATGTGGTGCTCGCGAGCGGCGGGGCGGGGAAGGTCTATCTCTACACCAGCAACCCCGACGTCGCCACCGGGGATGGGATCGCCATGGCCTGGCGCATCGGCTGTCCCATCGCCAACATGGAGTTCTTTCAGTTCCACCCCACTTGCCTCTACCACCCCAAGGCCAAGTCGTTTCTCATCACCGAGGCCATCCGCGGGGAGGGCGGCCGGCTGTTGCTGCCCGATGGCGGCCGTTTCATGGAGCGCTTCGATGCGCGCGCCGAGTTGGCCCCACGGGACATCGTGGCGCGCGCCATCGACCACGAGATGAAACGCCTGGGCCTAGAATGCGTGTATCTCGACATCAGCCACAGGCCGAGCGGCTTCATCCTGGGACACTTCCCCACGGTGGCGACGAAGTGTGGGCAGCTCGGGATCGACATCACCCGCGAACCCATACCCGTGGTGCCCGCCGCCCACTATATGTGCGGCGGCGTGGTCACGGATCGCCACGGGCGGACCGCGGTGCCAGGGCTCTACGCCGTCGGCGAGGTCGCCTGCACCGGACTGCACGGCGCCAACCGCATGGCCAGCAACTCGCTCCTGGAATGCCTGGTCATGGCGCGCTCCGCGTACCGGGACATCGCAGAGGGACTGCCCGAGGCCCCGCCGGCACCGTGCGTCCCCGATTGGGATGAGAGCCAGGTCACAGACTCGGATGAAGAGGTGATCGTGGCCCACAACTGGGACGAGTTGCGCCGCTTCATGTGGGACTACGTCGGGATCGTGCGCAGCACCAAGCGCCTGGAGCGCGCCAGCCGCCGCATCCAGCTCCTGTCCGAGGAGATCCGGGAATACTACGGCAACTTCCGGGTGACCAACGACCTCATCGAGCTGCGCAACCTGGTCCAGGTGGCGGAGCTGATCGTGGCCTCCGCCCTATGCCGCAAAGAAAGCCGGGGCCTGCACTACACCCTGGATCACCCCCATCTCGACCGCACCCGGCCCCCCGAGGCGACGGTGCTCCGGCGAGCGTTGCGCTGA